One Streptomyces drozdowiczii DNA segment encodes these proteins:
- a CDS encoding TetR/AcrR family transcriptional regulator codes for MSNQSAGRSGRSAKPRTPRSPEAQQRQRDILHIAMDTFAARGYNNASLAEIAERVGLTQAGVLHYFRSKALLLTSVLELRDQSDIQQLGPDRPQGLAFLRHLVDTAIRNAEREGIVRLYAVLSAESVTDDHPAQDYFRDRYDGLRGFVADALREACGLPDDGSEKVGHAANAVIAVMDGLQVQWLLAPGAVDMAASTDLVVNALLRTLAPDRFGADG; via the coding sequence GTGAGCAACCAGTCAGCAGGCAGGTCCGGCCGGTCGGCCAAGCCCCGCACGCCCAGGAGCCCGGAAGCCCAGCAGCGGCAGCGGGACATCCTGCACATCGCGATGGACACCTTCGCCGCCCGTGGCTACAACAACGCCTCGCTCGCCGAGATCGCCGAGCGGGTCGGCCTCACCCAGGCCGGTGTCCTGCACTACTTCCGGTCCAAGGCGCTCCTGCTCACCAGCGTCCTCGAACTGCGCGACCAGTCGGACATCCAGCAGCTGGGCCCGGACCGCCCGCAGGGCCTGGCCTTCCTGCGCCACCTGGTCGACACGGCGATCCGCAACGCCGAACGCGAGGGCATCGTCCGCCTGTACGCCGTCCTGTCGGCGGAGTCCGTCACGGACGACCACCCGGCGCAGGACTACTTCCGGGACCGCTACGACGGGCTGCGGGGCTTCGTCGCCGACGCCCTCCGCGAGGCGTGCGGCCTCCCCGACGACGGTTCGGAGAAGGTCGGGCACGCGGCCAACGCGGTCATCGCCGTGATGGACGGCCTCCAGGTCCAGTGGCTGCTGGCCCCCGGCGCCGTGGACATGGCCGCCTCGACGGACCTGGTGGTCAACGCCCTGCTCAGGACCCTGGCCCCGGACCGCTTCGGCGCGGACGGCTGA
- a CDS encoding RICIN domain-containing protein: MSHDTPPRPRARAAGAALAMAVAAVGLAGSGTAAQAADPTAQVWVTTPDGAKKLSAEGSVAFTGSPQGVDIRVDANSKGQKFTGAGASVTGASAHLIQGLPQDKRNALMTSLFSSAGDGIGLSYLRQPLGSSDFNADSSLYTYEDTRGSFSIDRDKAEIIPVLKQATSVNPAIRFMGTPWSPPAWMKTNNALNGGSLKTDSYQAYADYLVKAIKAYGQQGITLTDLTVQNEPEFAASYPSMTMSSSQQADFFKVLDRTLTAANLPTNLLAFDHNWDHPNYPLEVFNATPGMSRVIGAAFHCYGGNPSAQQQVVNAGKRVFFTECSGTESADRSTTFADTLKWHAENLVVQNMRNGGETVVDWNLALDQNGGPHQGGCSDRCNGVVEIANGNVTRNAEYYVLGQLAKFVKPGATRIGSTSQGSGGVENVAFQNPDGSRAAYVVNSATSAQKFSLTDNGRSLVYTLPAGAVATFVWSGTDGGTTEPPTGSIDSSAWYRVKNANSGTCLDAADWGTADGTALQQWSCTTGANQSWQFRSAGDGTYQVVNRHNSKVWDVDGGPGATASGTRVHLWSYVGGTNQQWRAEPSGAAGRYRFVARNSGKCLAVDGGSTANGAHLSQQPCDGSAAQTFSLES, translated from the coding sequence ATGTCCCACGACACTCCCCCGCGCCCCCGGGCGCGCGCCGCAGGCGCGGCCCTGGCGATGGCCGTCGCGGCCGTCGGCCTGGCCGGCAGCGGTACGGCCGCGCAGGCCGCGGACCCCACGGCCCAGGTGTGGGTCACCACCCCCGACGGCGCGAAGAAGCTGTCCGCCGAGGGCTCCGTCGCCTTCACGGGCTCGCCGCAGGGCGTCGACATCCGCGTCGACGCCAACAGCAAGGGCCAGAAGTTCACCGGGGCGGGCGCCTCGGTCACCGGGGCCTCGGCCCACCTCATCCAGGGCCTGCCGCAGGACAAGCGGAACGCGCTGATGACCTCGCTGTTCTCGTCCGCCGGCGACGGCATCGGGCTCAGCTATCTGCGCCAGCCGCTCGGGAGCAGCGACTTCAACGCGGACAGCAGCCTCTACACGTACGAGGACACCCGCGGCTCCTTCTCCATCGACCGGGACAAGGCCGAGATCATTCCGGTCCTGAAGCAGGCCACCTCGGTCAACCCGGCCATCCGCTTCATGGGCACACCCTGGTCGCCGCCCGCCTGGATGAAGACCAACAACGCGCTGAACGGCGGCAGCCTCAAGACGGACAGCTACCAGGCGTACGCCGACTACCTGGTCAAGGCGATCAAGGCGTACGGGCAGCAGGGCATCACGCTGACCGACCTCACCGTGCAGAACGAGCCGGAGTTCGCCGCGAGTTACCCGTCGATGACCATGTCGTCGTCGCAGCAGGCGGACTTCTTCAAGGTGCTCGACCGTACGCTGACGGCGGCGAACCTGCCGACGAACCTGCTGGCCTTCGACCACAACTGGGACCACCCCAACTACCCGTTGGAGGTCTTCAACGCGACCCCGGGCATGAGCCGGGTGATCGGCGCCGCGTTCCACTGCTACGGCGGCAACCCGTCCGCCCAGCAGCAGGTCGTCAACGCCGGGAAGCGGGTGTTCTTCACGGAGTGCTCCGGTACGGAGAGCGCCGACCGGTCCACCACGTTCGCCGACACCCTCAAGTGGCACGCCGAGAACCTCGTCGTGCAGAACATGCGCAACGGCGGCGAGACGGTCGTCGACTGGAACCTGGCCCTGGACCAGAACGGCGGCCCGCACCAGGGCGGTTGCTCGGACCGCTGCAACGGCGTCGTGGAGATCGCGAACGGCAATGTGACCCGTAACGCCGAGTACTACGTGCTGGGGCAGCTCGCCAAGTTCGTCAAGCCCGGCGCCACCCGCATCGGCTCGACCAGCCAGGGCAGCGGCGGGGTGGAGAACGTCGCCTTCCAGAACCCGGACGGCAGCCGTGCCGCGTACGTCGTCAACTCGGCCACGAGCGCGCAGAAGTTCTCGCTGACCGACAACGGCAGGTCGCTGGTCTACACGCTGCCCGCGGGCGCGGTCGCCACCTTCGTGTGGAGCGGCACCGACGGCGGCACCACGGAGCCGCCCACGGGCTCCATCGACTCCTCCGCCTGGTACCGGGTGAAGAACGCCAACAGCGGTACCTGCCTGGACGCCGCCGACTGGGGCACCGCCGACGGGACCGCGCTCCAGCAGTGGAGCTGCACCACCGGCGCCAACCAGAGCTGGCAGTTCCGGTCCGCAGGTGACGGCACCTACCAGGTCGTCAACCGGCACAACAGCAAGGTGTGGGACGTCGACGGCGGCCCCGGCGCGACCGCGTCCGGCACCCGGGTGCACCTGTGGTCGTACGTGGGCGGCACCAACCAGCAGTGGCGGGCGGAGCCCTCCGGCGCGGCCGGCCGCTACCGCTTCGTCGCCCGCAACAGCGGCAAGTGCCTGGCCGTGGACGGCGGTTCCACGGCCAACGGGGCGCACCTCTCGCAGCAGCCGTGCGACGGATCGGCGGCGCAGACCTTCTCCCTGGAGAGCTGA
- a CDS encoding GNAT family N-acetyltransferase, which yields MEITVRTAAEQDLPALLALYREVNPDDPALSPEAARAGWARIAAQQGRTVLVAEADGAVVGTADSIVMPNLTRGGRGILFVENVVVAGAGRRRGVGRRLLDAVVGLAEEAGCYKVQLLAADDAYVHTFYESCGFEPRAQGFRRYLAREG from the coding sequence GTGGAGATCACCGTACGAACCGCCGCCGAGCAGGACCTTCCCGCACTGCTCGCCCTCTACCGCGAGGTGAACCCCGACGACCCGGCCCTGTCGCCGGAGGCCGCCCGGGCCGGGTGGGCGCGCATCGCGGCACAGCAGGGGCGCACCGTTCTCGTCGCGGAGGCCGACGGGGCCGTCGTCGGAACGGCCGACAGCATCGTCATGCCGAACCTGACCCGGGGCGGCCGGGGCATCCTCTTCGTGGAGAACGTCGTGGTCGCCGGGGCCGGCCGCCGACGGGGCGTCGGGCGGCGGCTGCTGGACGCGGTGGTGGGCCTCGCGGAGGAGGCCGGCTGCTACAAGGTGCAGTTGCTTGCCGCGGATGACGCGTACGTGCACACGTTCTACGAGTCGTGCGGCTTCGAGCCGCGCGCCCAGGGGTTCCGGCGCTACCTCGCGCGCGAGGGGTGA